In Gemmatimonadota bacterium, a genomic segment contains:
- a CDS encoding aldolase/citrate lyase family protein: MRKSKVLSKLRSSGFVRMAGLGHYLPFYIRYAAHFRFDGLWFDLEHRAMDSREVQSILAMCQQHDIDCMVRPPTLERTHLYRYLEDGATGFMIPFMSTADIARHVVDCTKFPSLGNRGIDGAGIDGDFGIEVWKEGSTYFEDANRETFIVGQIETVEGLRNVDEIAAVEGIDVVFIGPADLTHRLETDPNVNWTLDDAISRVSDAALPCRSAASDTR; this comes from the coding sequence TTCGTCCGCATGGCAGGTCTCGGTCATTATCTGCCTTTTTACATACGCTATGCCGCCCATTTCCGCTTTGACGGCCTCTGGTTCGACCTGGAACACCGTGCGATGGATTCCCGGGAGGTCCAGTCAATCCTGGCCATGTGCCAACAGCATGACATCGACTGCATGGTGCGCCCGCCTACCCTTGAAAGGACCCACCTGTACCGCTACCTGGAAGACGGCGCAACGGGCTTCATGATTCCCTTCATGTCCACTGCGGATATAGCGCGCCACGTCGTCGATTGCACGAAGTTCCCGTCCCTGGGCAACCGGGGGATCGACGGCGCCGGCATCGACGGTGACTTCGGGATCGAGGTGTGGAAAGAGGGGTCGACCTATTTCGAAGACGCCAACCGGGAGACCTTCATCGTCGGTCAGATCGAGACCGTGGAAGGCCTGCGCAACGTGGATGAAATCGCGGCCGTGGAGGGCATTGACGTGGTTTTCATCGGTCCCGCCGACCTGACGCACCGCCTGGAAACCGACCCCAATGTCAACTGGACGCTGGACGATGCCATTTCCCGGGTATCGGACGCGGCCTTGCCGTGCCGTTCGGCCGCGTCCGATACCCGG